Proteins from a single region of Sesamum indicum cultivar Zhongzhi No. 13 linkage group LG5, S_indicum_v1.0, whole genome shotgun sequence:
- the LOC105162631 gene encoding glutamate receptor 3.4 isoform X1, which yields MESRLYPQRVWRIFLISCMWVAMGVTAKNGNFSAVSDRPSVVNVGAMFTFYSAIGRSLGPAIFAAIEDVNSDSTILKNIKLNLIVQDTNCSGFVGTVEAMQLAGKNIVAALGPQSSGIAHVISHVMNELHVPLLSFATDPTLSSLQYSYFLRAITSDYYQMYAIADLVEYFGWREVVAIFVDDDYGRNGISVLGDALAPKRAKISYKAAFPPGAARSDIDSLLVGVNLLESRVFVVHVNPDSGLTIFSVAKRLGMMSSGYVWIATDWLPSVLDSSASIDPDTADLLQGVVALRHYTPDSDLKTRFSSRWGNIKNKETTKFNSYAPYAYDSVWMLARALDSFFNGGGTVSFSDDPRLRDQNGSALRLTSLQIFDQGPKLLQILTEMNFTGLTGKVQFDSEKNLITPAFDILNIGGTGSRRIGYWSNYSGLSTVPPETLYSKPPNTSNSNQHLYSVIWPGETTTKPRGWVFPNNGKPLQIAVPYRVTYPDFVTKDNGPLGARGFCIDVFEAAVELLPYPVPHQYILYGDGRRNPSFGNLVNDVAQMKYDAAVGDVTITTNRTRMVDFTQPYMESGLVVVAPVKETKSSPWSFLMPFTWQMWAVTGIFFLFVGSVVWILEHRMNTEFRGPPRQQLVTVFWFSFSTMFFAHRENTVSTLGRLVLILWLFVVLIINSSYTASLTSILTVQQLSSGIRGIDTLITSSDPIGIQDGSFAYNYLIHELNIAESRIRIMKTQDDYVKALQQGPGGGGVAAIVDELPYVQLFLANTKCQFSIVGREFTRSGWGFAFQRDSPLAVDLSTAILQLSENGDLQRIHDKWLSRDGCSGQSNPIDESRLSLKSFWGLFLICGIACSIALVIFFCRVLLQYSRYSAEGEQRDIEEDEPARPSRRSLRAPSFKDIIDFVDKKEAEIKDMLRRKSGDSKRHPSQGSDGQSS from the exons ATGGAGTCCCGTTTGTATCCGCAGAGAGTTTGGCGAATATTTTTGATTTCTTGTATGTGGGTCGCCATGGGAGTCACTGCCAAGAATGGAAATTTCAGTGCTGTTTCTGATAGGCCAAGTGTGGTGAATGTTGGGGCTATGTTCACTTTCTATTCAGCTATTGGGAGGTCTCTGGGGCCTGCCATTTTTGCTGCAATTGAAGATGTTAACTCTGATTCCACCATTCTTAAGAATATCAAGCTCAATCTCATAGTACAGGATACCAATTGCAGTGGGTTTGTTGGAACTGTTGaag CTATGCAGCTGGCCGGGAAAAATATTGTTGCTGCACTTGGTCCGCAGTCGTCGGGGATAGCACACGTGATTTCCCATGTCATGAATGAGCTTCATGTGCCACTTTTGTCGTTTGCTACCGATCCCACTCTTTCGTCTCTGCAGTATTCATATTTCCTTCGTGCGATCACCAGTGATTATTACCAGATGTATGCAATTGCAGACCTGGTAGAATATTTTGGATGGAGAGAAGTAGTTGCCATCTTTGTGGATGATGACTACGGTAGAAACGGGATTTCCGTATTGGGTGATGCACTTGCCCCTAAACGTGCCAAGATTTCTTATAAGGCAGCATTTCCTCCCGGAGCTGCAAGAAGTGACATTGACAGCTTATTGGTTGGAGTTAACCTGTTGGAATCGCGGGTTTTTGTTGTTCATGTAAACCCTGATTCTGGTCTCACTATTTTTTCAGTAGCGAAGAGGCTTGGAATGATGAGCAGTGGTTATGTTTGGATTGCTACAGACTGGCTTCCTTCTGTTCTAGATTCTTCAGCATCCATTGATCCCGACACCGCTGATCTTCTACAGGGAGTTGTCGCACTTAGACATTACACTCCAGATTCTGATCTCAAAACAAGATTTAGTTCTCGATGGGGAAACATAAAGAACAAAGAAACCACAAAGTTCAATTCATATGCTCCATATGCCTATGATTCTGTCTGGATGCTTGCCCGGGCGCTTGATTCTTTCTTCAATGGTGGTGGAACTGTCAGTTTCTCCGATGATCCAAGATTGCGTGACCAAAACGGGAGTGCCCTTCGTTTAACATCCCTCCAAATTTTCGATCAAGGCCCAAAGTTGCTCCAGATTCTTACTGAGATGAACTTCACTGGTCTAACTGGGAAAGTTCAGTTTGATTCAGAGAAGAATTTGATTACTCCAGCATTCGATATTCTTAATATTGGTGGAACTGGGTCACGGAGGATCGGTTATTGGTCAAATTACTCTGGTTTGTCTACCGTTCCTCCAGAAACTTTATATTCAAAGCCACCAAACACTTCTAACAGCAATCAACATCTCTATAGTGTCATATGGCCCGGTGAAACTACAACAAAGCCCCGGGGATGGGTGTTCCCCAATAATGGGAAGCCTTTACAAATTGCAGTGCCTTATCGGGTTACTTACCCCGATTTTGTAACAAAAGATAATGGGCCATTAGGGGCTAGAGGATTTTGCATTGATGTGTTTGAAGCTGCTGTTGAGTTGTTGCCTTATCCTGTACCTCACCAATATATCTTATATGGAGATGGTCGAAGAAACCCTTCATTTGGGAATCTTGTTAACGACGTCGCACAAATG AAATATGATGCAGCTGTTGGGGATGTGACTATCACTACGAACAGAACAAGAATGGTGGACTTTACACAGCCTTATATGGAGTCTGGGCTCGTTGTAGTTGCTCCGGTGAAAGAAACTAAATCTAGTCCATGGTCGTTTCTTATGCCGTTTACTTGGCAAATGTGGGCTGTAACTGGgatcttctttctttttgtgggAAGCGTCGTCTGGATTCTTGAGCACCGGATGAATACCGAGTTCCGTGGTCCTCCAAGGCAACAGCTTGTGACAGTCTTTTG GTTTAGTTTCTCAACAATGTTTTTCGCACACA GAGAAAACACAGTGAGCACCCTGGGACGGTTGGTGCTGATATTGTGGCTTTTCGTAGTGTTGATCATCAACTCAAGCTATACGGCTAGTTTGACATCAATACTCACAGTGCAGCAACTTTCTTCCGGAATTCGAGGAATAGATACCTTGATCACAAGTTCGGATCCGATAGGGATCCAGGATGGCTCGTTTGCGTATAATTATCTCATTCACGAGCTGAACATAGCAGAGTCAAGAATCCGAATAATGAAAACTCAAGACGATTATGTTAAAGCCCTTCAGCAGGGTCCAGGTGGCGGCGGGGTTGCCGCCATTGTTGACGAGCTTCCCTACGTTCAGCTTTTCTTGGCCAACACAAAGTGTCAGTTCAGTATCGTCGGACGTGAGTTCACTAGAAGTGGTTGGGGATTT GCATTTCAAAGGGACTCACCGCTGGCGGTAGATTTGTCAACTGCGATCCTTCAACTTTCAGAAAACGGAGACCTTCAAAGAATCCATGACAAATGGCTCTCCCGGGATGGATGCTCCGGCCAGAGCAACCCCATTGACGAGAGCCGTCTTTCCCTCAAGAGCTTCTGGGGCCTGTTCCTAATATGCGGCATTGCCTGCTCTATTGCTCTGGTCATCTTCTTCTGCAGGGTTTTATTGCAGTACAGCAGATACAGCGCAGAGGGAGAGCAACGGGACATCGAGGAAGACGAACCTGCACGTCCCAGTAGGCGCTCCCTGCGCGCCCCCAGCTTCAAGGACATAATTGATTTCGTCGACAAGAAAGAAGCTGAAATCAAGGATATGCTTAGGAGGAAGAGTGGAGATTCAAAGCGGCATCCGAGTCAAGGTTCCGACGGACAGAGCAGCTAA
- the LOC105162631 gene encoding glutamate receptor 3.4 isoform X2, whose amino-acid sequence MQLAGKNIVAALGPQSSGIAHVISHVMNELHVPLLSFATDPTLSSLQYSYFLRAITSDYYQMYAIADLVEYFGWREVVAIFVDDDYGRNGISVLGDALAPKRAKISYKAAFPPGAARSDIDSLLVGVNLLESRVFVVHVNPDSGLTIFSVAKRLGMMSSGYVWIATDWLPSVLDSSASIDPDTADLLQGVVALRHYTPDSDLKTRFSSRWGNIKNKETTKFNSYAPYAYDSVWMLARALDSFFNGGGTVSFSDDPRLRDQNGSALRLTSLQIFDQGPKLLQILTEMNFTGLTGKVQFDSEKNLITPAFDILNIGGTGSRRIGYWSNYSGLSTVPPETLYSKPPNTSNSNQHLYSVIWPGETTTKPRGWVFPNNGKPLQIAVPYRVTYPDFVTKDNGPLGARGFCIDVFEAAVELLPYPVPHQYILYGDGRRNPSFGNLVNDVAQMKYDAAVGDVTITTNRTRMVDFTQPYMESGLVVVAPVKETKSSPWSFLMPFTWQMWAVTGIFFLFVGSVVWILEHRMNTEFRGPPRQQLVTVFWFSFSTMFFAHRENTVSTLGRLVLILWLFVVLIINSSYTASLTSILTVQQLSSGIRGIDTLITSSDPIGIQDGSFAYNYLIHELNIAESRIRIMKTQDDYVKALQQGPGGGGVAAIVDELPYVQLFLANTKCQFSIVGREFTRSGWGFAFQRDSPLAVDLSTAILQLSENGDLQRIHDKWLSRDGCSGQSNPIDESRLSLKSFWGLFLICGIACSIALVIFFCRVLLQYSRYSAEGEQRDIEEDEPARPSRRSLRAPSFKDIIDFVDKKEAEIKDMLRRKSGDSKRHPSQGSDGQSS is encoded by the exons ATGCAGCTGGCCGGGAAAAATATTGTTGCTGCACTTGGTCCGCAGTCGTCGGGGATAGCACACGTGATTTCCCATGTCATGAATGAGCTTCATGTGCCACTTTTGTCGTTTGCTACCGATCCCACTCTTTCGTCTCTGCAGTATTCATATTTCCTTCGTGCGATCACCAGTGATTATTACCAGATGTATGCAATTGCAGACCTGGTAGAATATTTTGGATGGAGAGAAGTAGTTGCCATCTTTGTGGATGATGACTACGGTAGAAACGGGATTTCCGTATTGGGTGATGCACTTGCCCCTAAACGTGCCAAGATTTCTTATAAGGCAGCATTTCCTCCCGGAGCTGCAAGAAGTGACATTGACAGCTTATTGGTTGGAGTTAACCTGTTGGAATCGCGGGTTTTTGTTGTTCATGTAAACCCTGATTCTGGTCTCACTATTTTTTCAGTAGCGAAGAGGCTTGGAATGATGAGCAGTGGTTATGTTTGGATTGCTACAGACTGGCTTCCTTCTGTTCTAGATTCTTCAGCATCCATTGATCCCGACACCGCTGATCTTCTACAGGGAGTTGTCGCACTTAGACATTACACTCCAGATTCTGATCTCAAAACAAGATTTAGTTCTCGATGGGGAAACATAAAGAACAAAGAAACCACAAAGTTCAATTCATATGCTCCATATGCCTATGATTCTGTCTGGATGCTTGCCCGGGCGCTTGATTCTTTCTTCAATGGTGGTGGAACTGTCAGTTTCTCCGATGATCCAAGATTGCGTGACCAAAACGGGAGTGCCCTTCGTTTAACATCCCTCCAAATTTTCGATCAAGGCCCAAAGTTGCTCCAGATTCTTACTGAGATGAACTTCACTGGTCTAACTGGGAAAGTTCAGTTTGATTCAGAGAAGAATTTGATTACTCCAGCATTCGATATTCTTAATATTGGTGGAACTGGGTCACGGAGGATCGGTTATTGGTCAAATTACTCTGGTTTGTCTACCGTTCCTCCAGAAACTTTATATTCAAAGCCACCAAACACTTCTAACAGCAATCAACATCTCTATAGTGTCATATGGCCCGGTGAAACTACAACAAAGCCCCGGGGATGGGTGTTCCCCAATAATGGGAAGCCTTTACAAATTGCAGTGCCTTATCGGGTTACTTACCCCGATTTTGTAACAAAAGATAATGGGCCATTAGGGGCTAGAGGATTTTGCATTGATGTGTTTGAAGCTGCTGTTGAGTTGTTGCCTTATCCTGTACCTCACCAATATATCTTATATGGAGATGGTCGAAGAAACCCTTCATTTGGGAATCTTGTTAACGACGTCGCACAAATG AAATATGATGCAGCTGTTGGGGATGTGACTATCACTACGAACAGAACAAGAATGGTGGACTTTACACAGCCTTATATGGAGTCTGGGCTCGTTGTAGTTGCTCCGGTGAAAGAAACTAAATCTAGTCCATGGTCGTTTCTTATGCCGTTTACTTGGCAAATGTGGGCTGTAACTGGgatcttctttctttttgtgggAAGCGTCGTCTGGATTCTTGAGCACCGGATGAATACCGAGTTCCGTGGTCCTCCAAGGCAACAGCTTGTGACAGTCTTTTG GTTTAGTTTCTCAACAATGTTTTTCGCACACA GAGAAAACACAGTGAGCACCCTGGGACGGTTGGTGCTGATATTGTGGCTTTTCGTAGTGTTGATCATCAACTCAAGCTATACGGCTAGTTTGACATCAATACTCACAGTGCAGCAACTTTCTTCCGGAATTCGAGGAATAGATACCTTGATCACAAGTTCGGATCCGATAGGGATCCAGGATGGCTCGTTTGCGTATAATTATCTCATTCACGAGCTGAACATAGCAGAGTCAAGAATCCGAATAATGAAAACTCAAGACGATTATGTTAAAGCCCTTCAGCAGGGTCCAGGTGGCGGCGGGGTTGCCGCCATTGTTGACGAGCTTCCCTACGTTCAGCTTTTCTTGGCCAACACAAAGTGTCAGTTCAGTATCGTCGGACGTGAGTTCACTAGAAGTGGTTGGGGATTT GCATTTCAAAGGGACTCACCGCTGGCGGTAGATTTGTCAACTGCGATCCTTCAACTTTCAGAAAACGGAGACCTTCAAAGAATCCATGACAAATGGCTCTCCCGGGATGGATGCTCCGGCCAGAGCAACCCCATTGACGAGAGCCGTCTTTCCCTCAAGAGCTTCTGGGGCCTGTTCCTAATATGCGGCATTGCCTGCTCTATTGCTCTGGTCATCTTCTTCTGCAGGGTTTTATTGCAGTACAGCAGATACAGCGCAGAGGGAGAGCAACGGGACATCGAGGAAGACGAACCTGCACGTCCCAGTAGGCGCTCCCTGCGCGCCCCCAGCTTCAAGGACATAATTGATTTCGTCGACAAGAAAGAAGCTGAAATCAAGGATATGCTTAGGAGGAAGAGTGGAGATTCAAAGCGGCATCCGAGTCAAGGTTCCGACGGACAGAGCAGCTAA